ctctGTATTTTTGCTGAGACATTTTTCCCAATGTAATCCCTTAGAAACAATCTTATAGAGACACTACAGtcgggtaaaaaaaaaaatctctgtgAGAACCCAGCAACCTAATTTTTGAGATACGATGTAttaaaattggattttttttttcttttttgaatttgGCAAAAATTGAAGTTGGGCCTGGCGATGTTGAAGGCCCAGGTTGAAGGATTGATGTGTTAACTAGCGGAGgttgcagagagagagagagagagagagaatggagaagaagatgacTTTGGTTCAGACTATTGCCACTGCTGGCGTCTTCTCTGCGATTTCATTCTGGTAATTCAATTCATTCTCACTCACTCCTAATTCACTTATCATAATTATTATCGTCACTTGCCTAATTGATTTTCTCTGCTTAGGTATGGGTTCATGTTTGGTAGAGAGTCATCGCGCAAAGAACTCTCTCAGCTGATCGAAGATCTCCGTCACGGCGGCGAAAACACTCCACCTCCCTCCCATTCTTGATTGAGCTATCTCTTTCTTTCAAATCGTTACAGTGTATGTCTCTTCCAAATTTCCCCCTAACATTTTTGTAACTAGCGTTGATTCTCAACTCTTTAGCTTGTTCTAAGTGCACCAAACAACACAGTATTGCAGCTTCCTTATATTATTACCGTTATGAATTATCTCTATTAGAGAGAATCAGGTAAAAGCTCCCTTGCCTTAGTCATAGTTTGATACGGTTGTTTGCTTAATGCTTCAACTACTTTGCTTGCTAATGttggttttcaattttcatggaATCACTTAGTGAATGTTTGGTTTGAAGTTAAAATTTCTGCGACGCTCATTCCAAACTTCCAACGTaatccaaatgataaaaaaaaaaaggaaaataaaagcaAATGTTTTGATCCTTTTGCAAAAGTTCTTTTGTCTCAAACGTATTTTTTCACCTGAtttccaaacatgcactaatGTGGCTGTATAAGAGAGAAATAGATGCCAATTTTATTATGCAAAGACTTCCTATGATTGGTTATAAGATGTATTATTATatgtctaaaatttaaaatttgaattggttATAAGATGTATTATTATATGTCTAAAAGGAGGGATCATCTTACACCAAGAGTAGCTCTTACCTTGTGTTTGGATtaggaaatttaaaattttaggaaatttgaaatgtctaaaatttgaattgctttgattttaatttctttcatttttcaaatgctttgtttggatacatcaattcaaatttcttcaattttaaatttttatttggataGGGTAATTCAATTTCCTtcatatgtaaaattttaattttattttttaaataaatgaaattttaatattaaactttatagaaaacaaacacaatctaattttgaaatattaattaaaaaatatttttcaatttttaataatttaaaaatataaaatattgacaaTTTTAACGAGGGTTGTTTTGCATGACCACAACTAGTGATGTTTTTAAACCGACATCAACCAAGGCTCCATCcaatcattttaaattccttgaaaaaatgaattcccCTATTGAATTggtccatccaaacacactattaaaGTTATTTCCCATCCCcaccatttatttttttaaatccgaTGGTTGTAATAAGTCATTAATCTTATCAGTTAgatttcaaggaaaaaaaaatgttatttcctGTAAGTTAATCCCTCCCTGTGTTCAAATAATATTGGCTATTgggagatttttctttttgacattTCCTTAGTTTGTACAGCTGTTACAgcataaaagaaacaaatgacATTAGTGAGTTTATTTAGCTGTGTTTATGGAGATTAACCAATCAAAGTAGAAGTGGCAAATGTTGAATAGAGACCAATATCTGTATTATTGGGTTTATAACGTCAGCAGATAAACTGTTTTTTCTCCATTGTAGTTGGAGTTATACAttacatgaaataaaataatatcttcTCGATCATCTCAGGTGTTGGCATGACATATGCCAGTGTTCTGTATCATGATCCTATGtcatttctcctttttttctgtAGCTTccctttttctataaaaaaatatcttatgatGCTTTTAACTATATACCAAGATGCCTGAACTTGCAAAAATATGCAATTACACAAGAGCAGCCTCTTGTGTGTGCTTTTCCTGTGTTGCTTTGATGTGCCCAACATAAAGATCACTCCCATGGGAATCAGCTGCCGGAAGTCTCTCTCTCCGACCACCCTCAGACATGCTTCTTACGAAATCCACTAGGTGCCGCCAGTTGTCAGCTTCAAACAACCTCTTGTTCATTCTTAGATATGTGAATGCAGCCAATCCACTGCCGGATTCTGACTTACTTGTTGATAAAACTTGAGCATATGCATCTGCATCATATCTCTCCAATGCATTTTCCCCCGCAAGCTCTGCTCTAGCTGTTGTTGTTGCCATCTTCACCTGGTGAACTAACCCTTCAGGTGAGCAGTTTGCAAAGTCTGGCTGCTCTCTGTCCTTCATTTCCATGCAGGTGAAATTGAAGACAACTCCATGTTTTGCGAGCATCCTTGCTATAGGCAGATATCCATCGTTATTTCGTGTGTTGTAGTAGCCAGCGGTTAGTTCAGCTGCGTGAGATCTTGCTCTGTAATGCCAGTGGATTCCTGCAACTTTCCCTGATAGTTTCACCCCAGTTGTTTCAAATATTCCTTTGGCAGATACAAGGATCCTCTCACCGTGTTCCAGCAATTTACCGGAGTACCATTCCAGAAAGAACTGTCCATATTCAGTGTTCCATGTTCCTTCCCTTTTGAAAAATCCAGTATCCTCAGGAAATTGATTGTACTGGCCTGAGTCATGGGGTCCACCTCCTCCCCATTCTTTCTTTCCAATGTCTTCGGCTGCTGCTGCCAAGGATGCTTTCATATACTGCATGACAAACAAGTCATTTTAGTCCAtagatattttgaaattttctctctcttttgtgtGATATCCTTGTGATATGTCAATAGGGACCAATGGCTTTGAAACATTACCAATACAATCATTCTTTAGGATTAATGTACAAAAAAggtttaaattaatgtttttttaatacctTGTCATAACATTGGAATTCTCCAATTCCGGGAAACCTCCAAGTTCCATTGGTTTCTGGATAAGATGGATATCTGAGCTCTCCACAAGGACCCATTCCCAATTGTATTTCCTGCAAAAGTATTGATCTTATAAGTTCAAATTTCATTCAAGGCAGAGGGACAGAGCAAAAGATGTGGAAATGGAAACGTATTAAGCATCAAGTTCCAATTTCCCATTGTAACCTCTATCAACCGAAACcttgatttatataaaaagCTGATAACCAAAGCCATCTGATAGGCCCCAAATGTTTTTAAGTTTGTACTATTGCTATGCTTAGACTCTATTAGGATAAGTACTtgtaagataaaaagaaaaaaataagaaagagtaAACACATTCACAAGTTTCTCCCATAAAGTTAAAGTTAGCTTATATACAAGTTAAAGTCAGCTTTTTGGAGAAATTTAACACATTTAACTTATTCAAAAAGctgattttaatttatgcacaatttaattttagtttagaaGACAagtttatctcatttttttttaaatttcttttttcttttataaatatgtatGAAGAAGTTTATCCAGAACCTAATTACGTAACGTTCACTGCAAGCTCAAAATTACAAGGGAATTTCTTGTACGTTTGTTTGTTGCCTGAGTCCAAAATTGTAGCATGCGCATGGAACACGCATTTTAGGGAATGGACCATATTATCGGTGGTGGATTTTCGTGACAGACAAAAATACCTCAGAATAGGATGTATAAGGGTGAAAGGAGAAAGGAAATatttctaacaaaaactaataaattagtatttgtcgataaaaaaaaCCCCTTAAGAATataaacaactttatttattgCAGTTTCTGTATCCTATATCAGCAGTTAACAGTCTGTAGCATTAGTTGCCGAATTACTTACCACGATAACACTGCCCAAGTAATCTCTGAATTTGTCACGAAAGCTTCTCATGTAGTCAGAGTACACTTGGAGAGGAGTTCTTCCATTTAGAACAGGAACCGAATCACAGCCCAAGGAGATGTACTCAGGATTCCTCCTCCCTGATCTGTCTGTGTAAACCAGCTCAGGGTTCTTGCTGATTTCTTCCAACACCCATGGTGGTAGAGGAAtgctgaaacaaaaaataaaaagtacaataCTAAGATAAAACAAAATGTTTTTTACTTGGTCAAGGTCGTAACAATGTCAATTAGCTCATATCATCCAACATTTACAGAATATAACAGTAATCCTTTTATTTAAAGGGAAATGTTAGTGATACTTTCTCCAACATTCTTTTTATGATCgactgaaatttattgaaaatcatcaattttggtGGGTTACACTTCTCATTCAATGATGACTCTTTCCTGTGATTCAAAAGTGGGAtctacaacaaaaattaatgattttcaataaattttaactagtcATAACAAGTATTTTTCTCATACCTGCAATTGTCTCCAACATTTCCCCCACACTGATGGAAAGACATAACAACTTGAAGCTTCAAGCCATGCATTTGCAGCATCTGCACAAGTTCAGCATAGGGTTCCCAGTTGTACTTCAAAGGCCCTTCTTTCTCCACCAAACCCCACCAAGCATCCACCATTACACCTTCAACCCCTGCACTCTTCAGGGCCATCAAACTCGCATTCATCGCTCTGGGCTTGTTCAAGCTTCCTCCCATTGTTACTGTGTCTAATGGCAACATCACATACACAGGTACTCTCTTTGAATCATTGTGGCTATGTGCGACCGACGGAGCCAGCACCTTCTCCCATTTCTCACGAGTGTGATGAGCTTCTTGCATGGAATTTTTTGCCCGGAGCCGGAACAATGATGATGATggcttgaattttgaaaaactaaCTATTGCAGGGGCATTGTCAGAAGTTTTGAGGACTTTGGTTTCCTTCTGATTAATAAAAGAAGTTGAAGAACGAAGTGTTAGAGCCATGTTTTTGAAGATGGAGGAAGGATATGTGGGAATTGGTTCAAGATGGTATGCTTGTATTTATAAGAAACAACTTGTTGGGTTGAGGAGTTGAAGTTGACTACATTGGTGGGTTCGTTATTGAAAAGTGGAAAAAGTGCAAAAAATCAAAACTAGTCTGTTCTGTTTGAACCTTGCTTACGTGTTTCCACCTATTCCATGCTTATCTATCTCAAAACGTATGAGCCTCAGTTTTTAACGGTTATTTAAGGTATGAGTCTCTCTGTCTGTTCAAGTGAAAATTTCGAGCCATCCCCTAAACAATAAATAACATGTCTTGAGGCTATCCAATCCTATTGACATTTTGAATTAGTTGTCATTTAATTCAATTGAAATTGTTCAACCCACtagtttgtttgatttttatcaaTGGGAATTGAAAACAAtcttaaaatttacaataactcacaAGTGCCATCACCGTATAAAAAAGAAATCGAAATTGTTCTGCTTGGAGGACACGTGTCCCAATATGTAGCTTTGTGCATAGATCAATATTGCTTAGACGTTACTgataatacaaatatatatatatatatatatattgcttagaCGTTTTGCTAAACTTGTTGCACTGATTGAGGTGGAACAGTTTGCCTTAATGAATGTTTGTTTCCTAGTGCTTTAATCTGAAATGAAAtgaatactaaaataaaatcaggtgaaattgtaaaaaaaaaagtaataaaaatttacattttttatctaaattattgaaataaattctTGGATAGCAGCTGCAAACAGCTTTCAGCTGTGAAGCCAAAATTGAATGTGCCAAAATGGAaagtttaataatttcttttcttttcctgtgATATAAACATATTGGTTGGCGTGATAATTGATGAGTGGCTTTGTATTTTCGCCATAAGCAAACCCCACCAAATGAAACTAGTTTGTCACTGGTTTCTTTCTTCTGCCTTTTCCTACATACTGGGTTTTCGTGGACGAAAATGTCtcataatttcaatattttcttggtTCTGGTTCACCTGGCTCAGGATAAGAAATGTTGAATGTTCATTTAGTTGGGAAAACCTGTGGTTCAGAGCAAGTCTTTGGTTTCACTAGTCTTGGACCGTTCTTTCGGCGTGCTTTTGATAACTACTCAATGTTTCATACCATTTCAGATTTAACATATGCATTTTATTGATGCGatttaatagaattttaatGTTGACCAATAATATATAGCCATTGAATGTGGAtgagaagtgtttttttgtcatCTGGCAGCAATTTTCCTAATACCTACCACAGTCTTGCAATTATTTGGTTTGATAACGTCCAAATTATGACGCCATGCAGGAAGAATTAAAATGCTGATGAGATTTTCCTTTTGCTAATATGCTGAGCTTTTAAGGATTAATAGCTTTTTTTAGCTTGTTTGGATTTACGTCTAGCATTCATGTCTTCGCGCCTTAGTGGGATAAGACTTGGTTGTTATTGTTGTATTTACTTCTTCACGCCAAATCATGTAGAAGATGTGTTAAACGCGAATCCAAACATACTATTAATCTGGCTGGTAAAGCCTTTGTGCTGCTGATCCATTATCTGATTGATTAAAAAGATAGTGACAACATAAAATAACGCGAAAGTTTCCATAACTGCAGAGGAATTTTGCGTGAATTGATTATTGATATGATATTTGAGCTTCTTTGACTTTGATATGTGGATATGATTTAGGGGAAACAAATCATTTTCAAGTCTGCAAGACTGATTTAGATTAGCAGAACTTGATAATCAACGTATTATAATATGATTGGTAGATAATTATGTTTCTTAAGTGCGTGATCATGAGTTTAATCTTCatgtgtattaaaaaaaacttttactaTAGCAAAACTTTTGATAGCCAAGATGTAGATTGATTGACAAATAATCATTCTTGTTAAACGTGTGATCAAGTGTTTGATCCCTAAattcatgtatataaaaaatatttgtacttTGAAAGATTAGTATTTGACTTTCAGCTAAAGAATATactggataaaaaaaatagaacttgATAGTTATAACCTTATCAATCAACTTAATAATGTTCATGTCCCttttatatagatagataggtTTATATCCTTTTTAAATGAGACTT
This region of Glycine soja cultivar W05 chromosome 17, ASM419377v2, whole genome shotgun sequence genomic DNA includes:
- the LOC114392194 gene encoding beta-amylase 3, chloroplastic-like, encoding MALTLRSSTSFINQKETKVLKTSDNAPAIVSFSKFKPSSSLFRLRAKNSMQEAHHTREKWEKVLAPSVAHSHNDSKRVPVYVMLPLDTVTMGGSLNKPRAMNASLMALKSAGVEGVMVDAWWGLVEKEGPLKYNWEPYAELVQMLQMHGLKLQVVMSFHQCGGNVGDNCSIPLPPWVLEEISKNPELVYTDRSGRRNPEYISLGCDSVPVLNGRTPLQVYSDYMRSFRDKFRDYLGSVIVEIQLGMGPCGELRYPSYPETNGTWRFPGIGEFQCYDKYMKASLAAAAEDIGKKEWGGGGPHDSGQYNQFPEDTGFFKREGTWNTEYGQFFLEWYSGKLLEHGERILVSAKGIFETTGVKLSGKVAGIHWHYRARSHAAELTAGYYNTRNNDGYLPIARMLAKHGVVFNFTCMEMKDREQPDFANCSPEGLVHQVKMATTTARAELAGENALERYDADAYAQVLSTSKSESGSGLAAFTYLRMNKRLFEADNWRHLVDFVRSMSEGGRRERLPAADSHGSDLYVGHIKATQEKHTQEAALV